One region of Polynucleobacter sp. Adler-ghost genomic DNA includes:
- the bamC gene encoding outer membrane protein assembly factor BamC encodes MISLVGVVLFGCKSITTNDTVDYKSSGAVRGPNLSYPPDLITAQADRRYIVQDGSATMSEYNAAVKKSVQTRKNVMTGIPGMRIARDGERRWLIVEKPAPELYPQIKDFWQENGFLLVIDSPSTGIMETDWAENRAKIAQDFIRNIVGGALDSIYDTGERDKYKTRLEVSKPGETEIYITQRGAIEKCTTDSTGACISTIWTARPNDPELEAVFLARLMERLGMTQEMAKAQVAAPLGPKTPKAKLVQEGVNTAHIEMAIGFDRAWRDTGLALDRSNFTVEDRNRANGVYYVRYVNPKDLGDTKGFFTNLFSSKDDSSLKAKKYLVVVKSTGDNSSSVYVQNADGKPENTAAGLQLLTLLTEQMAR; translated from the coding sequence ATGATCTCTTTAGTAGGTGTTGTTTTGTTTGGCTGTAAATCTATAACAACGAATGATACTGTCGACTACAAGTCTTCTGGTGCTGTGCGTGGACCGAATTTATCTTATCCACCAGACCTCATTACCGCCCAAGCTGATCGTCGTTACATTGTTCAGGATGGTTCTGCCACCATGTCTGAGTACAACGCAGCGGTAAAAAAATCGGTACAGACTCGCAAGAATGTCATGACTGGTATTCCGGGTATGCGTATCGCTCGTGATGGGGAGCGTCGTTGGTTGATAGTAGAAAAGCCAGCTCCAGAGCTCTATCCGCAAATTAAAGATTTCTGGCAAGAGAATGGTTTTCTTTTGGTGATTGATTCACCCTCTACCGGCATTATGGAAACGGATTGGGCGGAGAATCGCGCTAAGATTGCGCAAGACTTTATTCGCAATATTGTTGGTGGTGCCCTAGATTCAATTTATGACACTGGTGAGCGTGATAAGTACAAGACTCGTCTTGAAGTCAGCAAGCCTGGTGAAACGGAAATTTATATTACTCAACGTGGTGCAATTGAAAAATGTACAACGGACAGTACTGGCGCTTGTATATCGACTATCTGGACTGCACGTCCCAATGATCCTGAACTTGAGGCGGTATTCTTGGCTCGCTTGATGGAGCGTTTGGGCATGACCCAAGAAATGGCCAAGGCTCAGGTTGCAGCCCCATTAGGCCCAAAGACGCCTAAGGCGAAGTTGGTTCAAGAGGGTGTGAATACTGCTCATATTGAAATGGCTATCGGCTTCGATCGCGCATGGCGTGATACTGGGCTTGCCTTGGATCGCTCCAACTTTACCGTTGAAGATCGTAATCGCGCGAACGGTGTTTACTATGTACGCTATGTCAATCCCAAGGATTTGGGTGACACCAAAGGATTTTTCACTAACCTGTTCAGCAGCAAGGATGACTCTAGCTTGAAAGCTAAGAAATACCTCGTGGTGGTCAAATCGACTGGTGATAATTCTTCAAGTGTGTATGTTCAGAATGCAGATGGCAAGCCCGAAAATACCGCAGCTGGATTGCAACTCTTAACATTACTGACAGAGCAAATGGCTAGATAG
- a CDS encoding cupin domain-containing protein, producing the protein MTAFYLSKAYDPPQAPQNLPLDRPWALLGGNSPQQFMKSYWHKKPLLVRGAIPAFVLAKKIGEPLASAISPEELFKIAGDDAVESRLIKAKPWTFAHGPFKKKLIPSIDKANWTLLLQGMEAKHPAAAKVLSWFRFIPDARLDDLMISIAGLGGGVGPHFDSYDVFLIQMSGRRRWRISEQKDLTLNPNLPMKILQDFRVGQEWDLEPGDMLYLPPHVAHDGIALDAGCQTWSVGFRSQSYKEILQEGLWRLAESLEDIPELNKRFADPKQVATHCAEQLPAEIIAQVEQKLKGLKLDCVDTFLPGIAAYLSEPKPQAYFDGTGNALSPEQFRRQLSKQVLQAHPYTRLLALGSRIYCNGEEMTHGQTASVQAAWRSLASSKQFKGSLGKIGINDSLFDAFEAGWLIFEGSISR; encoded by the coding sequence ATGACAGCATTTTACTTGAGCAAGGCCTACGATCCACCACAGGCACCCCAAAACCTACCGCTAGATCGCCCATGGGCTCTTCTGGGAGGCAATAGCCCTCAACAGTTTATGAAATCCTATTGGCATAAGAAGCCACTGCTAGTGCGCGGCGCCATCCCCGCGTTTGTGCTTGCCAAAAAAATAGGCGAGCCCCTGGCTAGCGCGATTTCCCCTGAAGAGTTGTTCAAAATAGCAGGCGATGATGCAGTGGAGTCTAGATTAATTAAGGCAAAGCCTTGGACTTTTGCCCACGGCCCATTTAAAAAGAAATTGATTCCCTCCATCGATAAGGCGAATTGGACACTGCTACTCCAAGGCATGGAGGCAAAACATCCTGCAGCTGCAAAAGTACTATCTTGGTTTCGCTTTATTCCGGATGCGCGCTTAGATGATCTGATGATCAGCATCGCAGGACTAGGCGGCGGCGTTGGCCCCCACTTTGATTCTTATGATGTCTTTTTAATTCAGATGTCGGGACGTAGACGTTGGCGCATTTCTGAGCAAAAAGATTTAACCCTTAATCCAAACCTGCCCATGAAAATTCTGCAGGACTTTAGAGTGGGGCAGGAGTGGGATCTGGAACCAGGTGACATGCTTTATTTACCCCCACATGTTGCTCATGATGGCATTGCGTTGGATGCAGGCTGTCAAACTTGGTCAGTTGGCTTTAGATCGCAAAGCTATAAAGAAATCTTACAAGAGGGTCTATGGCGTTTAGCTGAATCACTAGAGGATATTCCTGAGCTAAATAAGCGCTTTGCAGACCCTAAGCAAGTAGCAACGCATTGTGCAGAACAGCTTCCAGCAGAAATCATTGCACAAGTAGAGCAAAAGTTGAAAGGCCTAAAACTTGATTGCGTAGACACGTTTCTCCCCGGCATCGCTGCCTATCTGAGCGAACCAAAGCCACAGGCCTACTTTGATGGAACGGGCAATGCACTCTCGCCAGAACAATTTAGACGCCAACTTTCCAAGCAAGTTTTACAAGCACACCCCTATACAAGGCTGCTCGCTTTAGGCTCAAGAATTTACTGCAATGGCGAGGAAATGACCCATGGTCAAACCGCCTCTGTACAAGCGGCCTGGCGCTCACTGGCAAGTAGCAAACAGTTCAAGGGCTCCTTGGGGAAAATTGGAATAAATGACAGCCTTTTTGATGCTTTTGAAGCCGGATGGCTGATTTTTGAAGGCTCAATTAGTAGATAG
- a CDS encoding peptidylprolyl isomerase, protein MKIEKNTVVSLRYKLTDAQNNIIEEPDSPMVYLHGGYEGTFPKIETLLDGQDVGYEASIQLEPSEAFGEYDPELLKIEPRARFPEPLEVGMQFEGVPDEEGEDPGDEDEEPLIYTVTDVADSQVVLDGNHPLAGMALRFWVQVEDIRNATDEEIENRHPVGAEAFAFGMPDDLDDGEDDASNEISHPGSSSPTLH, encoded by the coding sequence ATGAAGATCGAAAAAAATACCGTTGTATCCCTGCGCTACAAATTAACTGATGCGCAAAATAATATTATCGAGGAACCAGACTCTCCGATGGTATACCTGCATGGCGGATATGAGGGCACTTTTCCCAAAATTGAAACCTTATTGGATGGCCAGGATGTCGGCTATGAAGCTAGTATCCAGCTTGAACCTAGCGAAGCCTTTGGAGAGTACGACCCTGAATTACTCAAGATTGAGCCGCGCGCACGCTTTCCTGAACCTTTGGAGGTTGGCATGCAGTTTGAGGGCGTTCCTGATGAAGAGGGGGAAGACCCCGGTGATGAAGATGAGGAGCCCTTAATCTACACCGTAACGGATGTGGCTGATAGTCAAGTCGTCTTAGATGGGAATCATCCGCTTGCTGGTATGGCTTTACGCTTCTGGGTTCAAGTGGAGGATATCCGAAACGCTACAGATGAAGAGATTGAAAATCGACACCCTGTCGGTGCAGAAGCATTTGCATTTGGGATGCCGGATGATTTAGATGATGGCGAGGATGACGCTTCTAATGAAATCTCTCATCCTGGCAGCTCATCACCAACTCTGCATTAA
- the cysE gene encoding serine O-acetyltransferase, with protein sequence MLNSLFDQVDSIIARDPAARNRLEVITCYPGLHAVWIHRISHGLWNLGLKWIARLLSLLARFITGIEIHPGAKIGRRVFLDHGLGIVIGETTEIGDDCTIYQGVTLGGTSLYKGVKRHPTLGKGVVISAGAKVLGGFTVGDGARVGSNAVVLKEIPAGATAVGIPARILHPDLPQASSPDSKAKEYFSAYGVTPNVDDPVSMALKGLIDATLEQEAKIAALEKALAKLSNMPSSHADESSDTKRDLGVLKEWLKE encoded by the coding sequence ATGCTTAATTCGCTTTTCGACCAAGTCGACTCCATCATTGCTCGTGACCCTGCTGCAAGAAATCGCTTAGAGGTCATTACCTGCTATCCAGGCTTACATGCTGTTTGGATACATCGGATATCTCATGGTCTATGGAACTTGGGTTTGAAGTGGATAGCCCGCTTGCTATCGCTGCTAGCCCGCTTCATTACCGGTATTGAAATTCATCCTGGAGCCAAGATCGGTCGCAGGGTATTTTTAGATCATGGTCTTGGCATTGTGATTGGAGAGACTACTGAAATTGGTGATGACTGCACCATCTATCAAGGCGTTACCTTAGGCGGGACCTCTCTATATAAAGGTGTAAAGCGTCACCCCACACTAGGCAAAGGCGTAGTCATCAGTGCAGGAGCTAAGGTTCTTGGGGGCTTTACCGTAGGTGATGGCGCTCGTGTTGGATCTAATGCTGTAGTGCTAAAAGAAATCCCAGCGGGAGCAACTGCCGTCGGAATTCCTGCTCGTATATTGCATCCTGATTTACCCCAAGCTAGCTCTCCAGATAGCAAGGCTAAAGAATATTTCTCAGCCTATGGGGTAACACCAAACGTAGATGATCCAGTTTCTATGGCATTAAAAGGTTTAATTGATGCCACTCTAGAACAAGAAGCTAAGATCGCTGCACTTGAAAAAGCGCTAGCCAAATTGAGCAATATGCCGTCATCACATGCGGATGAATCCAGTGATACCAAGCGTGATCTTGGAGTCCTAAAAGAGTGGCTTAAGGAGTAA
- a CDS encoding RNA methyltransferase, which yields MKASQAQLLRWVLVETSHPGNVGSAARALKTMGFSDLHLISPKIAGVAQTPEAIALASGAVDILESSQETSSLESAVQGCTLVLGLTSRDREFGPPALNWQDARPLVQAAIAGHQRVALLFGPERTGLDNHHLSLCTHRVWLDANPLYPSLNLAQAIMVCAFTLRESLGEDLGLLSSDYTTKAVDYADPAAVAAMLEHWREGLEAIGYLDPANPKKLMPRLQALFARTRLHKEEIDLLRGIAKQMLLKK from the coding sequence ATGAAGGCCTCACAAGCACAGTTACTACGCTGGGTTTTAGTTGAAACCAGCCACCCCGGAAACGTGGGGTCGGCTGCTCGCGCACTGAAAACCATGGGCTTTAGTGATCTGCACCTGATTTCACCGAAAATTGCAGGGGTTGCCCAGACGCCTGAGGCTATTGCTCTAGCCAGTGGCGCAGTCGATATCTTGGAATCTAGTCAAGAGACTTCATCCTTGGAATCAGCCGTTCAAGGCTGCACTCTTGTCTTGGGGCTCACCAGTCGTGATCGTGAATTTGGGCCGCCAGCATTAAATTGGCAAGATGCTCGCCCATTGGTTCAGGCGGCTATCGCGGGTCATCAGCGAGTCGCCCTTCTCTTTGGGCCAGAGCGCACAGGACTAGATAACCACCACCTCTCACTGTGTACTCACCGCGTATGGCTTGATGCGAACCCACTCTACCCCTCCCTAAACTTAGCCCAAGCGATCATGGTTTGTGCCTTTACCCTCAGAGAATCCCTCGGAGAGGATTTGGGACTTTTGTCATCAGACTACACTACTAAGGCGGTAGATTATGCGGATCCTGCAGCTGTAGCGGCCATGCTAGAGCACTGGCGCGAGGGCTTAGAGGCTATTGGCTACCTTGATCCCGCTAATCCCAAAAAGCTCATGCCCCGCTTACAAGCGCTATTTGCCAGAACGCGCCTCCATAAAGAAGAAATCGACCTACTCCGTGGCATTGCCAAACAGATGCTCTTGAAAAAATAG
- a CDS encoding inositol monophosphatase family protein — MHPMLNVAVKAARRAGTVINRASLNLERLQVDRKQHNDFVTEVDRQAEAAIIETLSEAYPSHGFLAEETGAQNTDAENVWIIDPLDGTTNFIHGFPQYAVSIALSVNGATQQAVVYDPTRDELFTATRGAGAYLDRRRLRVATQDRLANSLLGTGFPYREDQDLEKYLKIFADMSRQCAGLRRPGAASLDLAYVAAGRYDGFFESDLKPWDMAAGALLITESGGLVGNYRGEEGFLQSGEVMCANPRIFAQMVQCLSKYSTC, encoded by the coding sequence ATGCATCCCATGTTAAATGTGGCCGTTAAGGCTGCCCGTCGTGCCGGAACCGTGATTAATAGAGCCTCTCTCAATTTAGAGCGACTTCAGGTTGACCGCAAACAACATAATGATTTCGTAACTGAGGTGGACAGACAGGCTGAAGCAGCCATTATCGAAACGCTCAGCGAAGCCTATCCTTCGCATGGATTCTTAGCCGAAGAAACTGGTGCCCAAAACACGGACGCTGAAAATGTTTGGATCATCGATCCGCTGGATGGGACAACTAACTTCATTCACGGTTTCCCGCAATATGCAGTCTCTATTGCATTGTCTGTAAATGGGGCAACCCAACAGGCCGTAGTGTATGACCCGACTCGTGATGAGTTATTCACTGCTACGCGTGGTGCTGGTGCTTATTTAGACCGTCGGCGTTTACGTGTTGCCACGCAAGATCGTTTGGCTAATTCCTTATTGGGCACAGGCTTTCCTTATCGTGAGGATCAAGATCTGGAAAAGTATTTAAAAATCTTCGCAGATATGTCGCGCCAATGTGCCGGCCTGCGTCGTCCTGGAGCCGCATCTCTTGACTTAGCCTATGTAGCTGCTGGTCGTTATGATGGGTTTTTTGAGAGCGATCTCAAGCCATGGGATATGGCTGCAGGAGCTTTACTGATTACTGAGTCTGGCGGACTTGTTGGTAACTACCGCGGTGAAGAAGGCTTCCTGCAAAGCGGTGAAGTGATGTGCGCGAACCCACGCATTTTTGCTCAGATGGTGCAGTGCTTATCTAAATATTCCACCTGCTAA
- a CDS encoding UDP-2,3-diacylglucosamine diphosphatase, with amino-acid sequence MIPQFASALLISDLHLTPSMPLTAQRFFDFCEKDAPKVEAVLILGDLFEYWVGDDAALHSPFQQEVKNALATLSTKVKTYYLHGNRDFLVGKHFLSKTGMTLMSDPSKISIAGSEYVLCHGDSLCTADIGYQVFRSWVRKPWIQKVFLKMPLNWRRSIANHLRSNSSVQYQQSMKSSVEGAQAKTNVTLAACAAVLRDQAGNQLIHGHTHLPKHHQEHLQDQEWQRWVLSDWDLDHPESGRPRASALLINQDGVRYIDLIKT; translated from the coding sequence ATGATTCCGCAATTCGCGAGCGCACTGCTCATTTCTGATTTACATCTCACGCCGTCAATGCCCTTGACGGCACAACGCTTCTTTGATTTTTGTGAAAAAGATGCCCCTAAAGTAGAAGCGGTATTGATCTTGGGCGATCTATTTGAGTATTGGGTTGGGGATGATGCCGCGCTACATTCACCTTTTCAACAAGAGGTAAAAAATGCGCTTGCAACGCTGTCAACTAAAGTAAAAACCTATTACCTTCACGGTAATCGTGACTTTTTAGTTGGCAAGCATTTTTTAAGTAAAACCGGCATGACCCTAATGTCTGATCCCAGCAAGATCAGTATTGCTGGATCTGAATATGTTCTCTGTCACGGTGACTCTCTTTGCACGGCAGATATTGGCTATCAAGTTTTCCGTAGCTGGGTTCGCAAACCTTGGATCCAAAAAGTATTCTTGAAAATGCCTTTGAACTGGCGTCGCTCTATTGCCAATCATCTACGCAGTAATAGCAGTGTGCAATATCAACAGTCAATGAAATCTTCAGTTGAAGGTGCGCAAGCCAAAACAAATGTCACCTTGGCTGCCTGCGCAGCAGTTCTCAGAGATCAAGCCGGGAATCAATTGATACATGGTCACACCCATCTCCCTAAGCACCATCAAGAGCATCTACAAGATCAAGAATGGCAACGCTGGGTCTTATCAGACTGGGATTTAGATCACCCGGAGAGTGGGCGACCGCGTGCAAGCGCCCTATTGATTAATCAAGACGGTGTACGTTACATCGATCTGATCAAGACTTAA
- a CDS encoding peptidylprolyl isomerase has protein sequence MTKVLLKTNKGDITLTLDAAKAPKTVANFVQYVKSGHYDGTIFHRVIDNFMIQGGGMTTGLKEKSSGAQIENEANNGLKNERGTVAMARTSDPHSATAQFFINVNDNDFLNHTAPNAQGWGYAVFGKVTDGLDVVDAIRKVKTGNSGFHQDVPAEDVLIEKASVLEE, from the coding sequence ATGACTAAGGTTCTGCTTAAGACAAATAAGGGCGACATCACCCTCACACTGGATGCTGCTAAAGCGCCAAAGACTGTTGCTAATTTTGTGCAGTACGTCAAAAGTGGTCACTACGATGGCACAATTTTCCATCGCGTGATTGATAATTTTATGATTCAAGGTGGTGGCATGACTACTGGCTTAAAAGAAAAATCGTCTGGCGCCCAAATTGAGAATGAGGCAAACAACGGCCTCAAGAACGAACGTGGCACAGTAGCTATGGCTCGCACTAGCGACCCACACTCTGCTACTGCGCAATTTTTCATTAACGTCAACGACAATGATTTCTTAAACCATACCGCCCCTAATGCTCAAGGTTGGGGTTACGCTGTTTTTGGCAAAGTCACCGATGGTCTTGATGTGGTTGACGCTATTCGTAAAGTTAAAACTGGTAATTCCGGCTTTCATCAAGATGTTCCTGCAGAAGACGTCCTCATTGAAAAGGCCAGTGTTCTCGAGGAATGA
- a CDS encoding tetratricopeptide repeat protein yields the protein MSANHFSLRPAQLGGLCAIFAILSLTGCSTPGQQLAEAEIKALNSAPASAQGTQAPYLGSYGPNDPPRLAGNDAGYDQFNAELSDSVAVPFLSFLIIEPDPVTKNGVPSDIEKLVKAKKYPEAIESINKQLKKTPGNVQLRYVKARMQIEMRQWVEAKKTLIEITQQFPELPEPYNNLAALAANQGSWIEARDYLELALKLRPSYTVASANLGEVYIRLATQAYDNAAKDAVLNQRQYTNRAKALMEILKPPKKVVEPMAPVSK from the coding sequence ATGTCAGCTAACCATTTTTCACTACGTCCAGCCCAGCTGGGTGGCTTGTGCGCCATTTTTGCCATTTTGTCACTCACGGGCTGCAGCACCCCTGGACAACAGTTAGCAGAGGCTGAAATTAAGGCGTTAAATAGCGCCCCCGCTAGTGCTCAAGGCACCCAAGCACCCTATCTGGGATCTTATGGCCCCAATGACCCTCCAAGACTTGCTGGCAACGACGCTGGATACGATCAATTTAACGCTGAGCTGTCAGACTCTGTCGCTGTGCCGTTTTTATCCTTTTTAATTATTGAGCCCGATCCCGTCACTAAAAATGGGGTACCGTCCGATATTGAAAAGTTAGTCAAAGCCAAAAAATATCCTGAAGCCATCGAAAGTATTAATAAGCAACTAAAGAAAACGCCGGGTAATGTGCAGTTACGTTACGTCAAAGCACGTATGCAGATAGAAATGCGTCAGTGGGTAGAGGCTAAAAAGACCCTAATTGAGATTACCCAGCAATTTCCGGAACTACCTGAGCCCTATAACAACTTAGCCGCGCTAGCCGCAAATCAAGGTAGCTGGATCGAGGCAAGAGATTATTTAGAGCTCGCCTTGAAATTACGTCCGAGCTATACAGTTGCCTCTGCTAACTTGGGTGAGGTCTATATTCGCCTTGCTACGCAAGCCTATGACAATGCCGCAAAGGATGCAGTCTTAAATCAGCGTCAATACACCAATCGTGCAAAAGCATTGATGGAGATACTGAAACCACCAAAAAAGGTGGTTGAACCCATGGCACCCGTCTCAAAATAA
- the cysS gene encoding cysteine--tRNA ligase gives MLQIYNTLSRSKQAFKPIEPGKVKLYVCGMTVYDFCHIGHARVMIVFDMVVRWLRASGYEVVYVRNITDIDDKIINRAIENGEPISLLTQRFIDAMHADSNELGLMHPDHEPRATDYIVQMQGIIGRLIEKELAYQGEDGDVNFAVRLFPEYGRLSGKSLDELNAGERVAVGGGKRDPLDFVLWKSAKPEEPADTRWKSPWGEGRPGWHIECSAMSCDLLGEHFDIHGGGADLQFPHHENEIAQSEGALYGQDHQASDEPFVNYWMHNGHIRVNEEKMSKSLGNFFLIRDVLKRFDPEVLRFFMLRAHYRSPINYSDAQLEEARAGLVRLYTALAQVTTSDKPVDTHSSWSQRFTDAMNDDFNTPEAIAVLFDLASEVNRTQGEEKVQLASILKSLAGALNFLQRDPIIFLQEGSRGGDASLSAAAIEERIAARVAAKLAKDFAQADLIRKTLLDQGVVLEDKPGGITEWRKS, from the coding sequence ATGCTGCAAATCTATAACACTCTCAGTCGTTCCAAGCAGGCCTTTAAACCCATTGAACCAGGCAAGGTGAAGCTGTATGTCTGCGGAATGACGGTTTATGACTTTTGCCACATTGGTCACGCCCGAGTGATGATTGTGTTTGATATGGTGGTGCGCTGGTTACGTGCCAGTGGCTATGAGGTTGTGTACGTCCGCAATATTACCGATATCGACGATAAGATTATTAATCGTGCGATTGAGAATGGTGAGCCCATTTCCCTGCTAACGCAGCGTTTTATCGATGCCATGCATGCCGACTCAAATGAATTGGGCTTAATGCACCCCGACCATGAGCCTCGCGCAACCGATTACATCGTGCAAATGCAGGGCATCATTGGTCGCTTGATTGAAAAAGAATTGGCCTATCAAGGTGAGGATGGTGATGTCAATTTCGCCGTTCGATTGTTCCCAGAATATGGTCGTCTTTCTGGTAAATCTTTGGATGAATTAAATGCCGGTGAGCGCGTTGCTGTTGGTGGTGGCAAAAGAGATCCATTGGATTTTGTTCTATGGAAAAGCGCTAAACCGGAAGAACCTGCGGATACCCGTTGGAAATCTCCCTGGGGTGAAGGTCGCCCTGGATGGCATATTGAATGTTCTGCGATGTCATGCGACTTATTAGGTGAGCATTTTGATATCCACGGTGGTGGAGCTGATTTGCAGTTTCCACACCATGAGAATGAGATTGCCCAAAGCGAGGGGGCTCTATACGGTCAAGATCACCAGGCTAGCGATGAGCCTTTTGTCAATTACTGGATGCATAACGGGCATATTCGGGTAAATGAAGAAAAGATGTCCAAGTCATTGGGTAATTTTTTCCTCATTCGTGATGTCTTGAAGCGCTTTGACCCTGAGGTCCTGCGTTTCTTCATGCTACGTGCCCACTATCGTAGCCCAATTAACTATAGTGATGCACAGCTTGAAGAGGCGCGCGCTGGACTGGTTCGTCTGTACACGGCTTTAGCGCAAGTGACAACAAGCGATAAGCCTGTAGATACCCATTCATCATGGTCTCAGCGCTTTACTGATGCGATGAATGATGACTTTAATACACCTGAGGCGATAGCAGTTCTGTTTGATTTAGCTAGTGAAGTGAACCGTACTCAGGGTGAAGAGAAGGTACAGTTAGCTAGCATTCTCAAAAGCTTGGCTGGAGCTCTGAATTTCTTGCAACGTGACCCAATCATATTTTTGCAAGAAGGATCCCGTGGTGGCGATGCTAGCTTATCTGCCGCTGCTATTGAAGAGCGGATTGCGGCACGAGTGGCTGCAAAACTGGCTAAAGATTTTGCTCAAGCTGATTTAATTCGCAAGACTTTATTAGATCAGGGCGTAGTATTGGAAGATAAGCCCGGTGGAATTACCGAATGGCGCAAAAGCTAA
- a CDS encoding DNA-3-methyladenine glycosylase, translating into MSKVAQQVIIEEVAPDYWEQACTELMKHDRILKKLIPKYGSGFLQTRGDAFTTLARAIVGQQISVAAAQSVWTKVLLASKNKVNPKNILALSIEDLRAAGLSGRKVEYIRDLAEHFDSGRLHANQWKGMEDEVIIKELCGIRGIGRWTAEMFLIFNMIRPNILPLDDAGLIKAISLNYFSGEPVSRHEAREVAANWVPWRTVATWYMWRSIDPKPVEY; encoded by the coding sequence TTGAGTAAAGTTGCACAGCAAGTCATCATTGAAGAAGTTGCCCCCGATTATTGGGAGCAAGCTTGTACTGAGTTGATGAAGCATGATCGTATTTTAAAAAAACTGATTCCAAAATATGGCTCAGGTTTTTTGCAAACACGTGGTGATGCATTTACTACGCTAGCTAGAGCTATCGTTGGCCAGCAAATTTCGGTTGCTGCAGCTCAATCTGTCTGGACTAAAGTTTTACTCGCATCTAAAAATAAGGTAAACCCTAAAAATATTCTTGCCTTAAGTATTGAGGATTTGCGTGCAGCGGGATTATCGGGCCGTAAGGTGGAGTACATCCGTGATTTGGCTGAACACTTTGATTCTGGCCGTTTACATGCAAATCAGTGGAAAGGCATGGAAGATGAGGTCATCATCAAAGAATTGTGCGGGATTCGGGGAATTGGTCGCTGGACAGCGGAAATGTTCCTGATTTTCAATATGATTAGACCTAATATTCTCCCCTTAGACGATGCTGGGCTGATTAAGGCCATTTCCCTCAATTACTTCAGTGGAGAGCCTGTGAGCAGGCATGAAGCCCGTGAAGTAGCTGCAAATTGGGTCCCATGGCGCACGGTAGCCACTTGGTATATGTGGAGAAGTATCGACCCCAAGCCCGTTGAATATTAA
- a CDS encoding acetyl-CoA carboxylase carboxyltransferase subunit alpha, giving the protein MKTTFLDFEQSIAELESKIEELQFVQDESSVDISDEIKTLTEKSQQLTKDVYANLSPWQVSQVARHPQRPYTLDYVSALFTDFHELHGDRNFADDQSIITGLARFQDQPCMVIGHQKGRDTKERALRNFGMSRPEGYRKAKRVMRLAEKFKLPVFTFVDTPGAFPGIDAEERNQSEAIGHNLYVQAELEVPIIATIIGEGGSGGALAIAMGDVVLMLQNSTYSVISPEGCASILWKTADKAPEAAEQLGLTAQRLKAIGLIDKIVPEPIGGAHRDYDTMMNNMRKALADSLKTFDGMKVDALLERRHERLMSYGKFKEIEVKS; this is encoded by the coding sequence ATGAAAACGACTTTCCTGGATTTTGAGCAGTCAATCGCTGAATTAGAGTCAAAGATTGAAGAGCTCCAATTTGTGCAAGATGAATCATCAGTAGATATTTCTGATGAGATCAAAACGCTGACTGAAAAAAGTCAGCAACTAACTAAAGATGTCTATGCCAATTTAAGTCCATGGCAAGTTTCCCAAGTGGCGCGTCATCCTCAGCGTCCTTACACATTAGATTACGTCAGTGCATTGTTTACCGATTTTCATGAACTCCATGGTGATCGTAATTTTGCAGACGATCAATCCATTATTACTGGCTTAGCTCGTTTTCAGGATCAGCCTTGTATGGTCATTGGCCACCAAAAAGGCCGCGATACCAAAGAGCGTGCTTTAAGAAACTTTGGTATGAGTCGCCCTGAGGGTTACCGAAAAGCAAAGCGCGTCATGCGCTTGGCAGAAAAATTTAAATTACCGGTATTTACGTTTGTCGATACGCCAGGTGCCTTTCCTGGGATTGATGCAGAAGAGCGTAACCAGTCTGAAGCGATTGGCCATAATCTTTATGTTCAAGCCGAACTAGAAGTACCGATCATCGCCACCATTATTGGTGAGGGTGGTTCCGGTGGCGCACTAGCGATTGCGATGGGTGATGTAGTGTTGATGTTGCAAAACTCTACTTATTCAGTAATTTCACCAGAAGGCTGTGCATCCATTCTATGGAAGACTGCAGATAAGGCACCTGAAGCTGCTGAGCAATTGGGCTTGACCGCACAACGTTTAAAAGCGATTGGCTTAATCGATAAGATTGTCCCTGAGCCTATTGGTGGCGCACATCGTGATTACGACACGATGATGAATAATATGCGTAAAGCTTTGGCTGATTCACTAAAGACTTTTGATGGGATGAAGGTGGATGCGCTTCTAGAGCGTCGCCATGAACGCTTGATGAGCTATGGCAAGTTCAAGGAAATCGAAGTCAAGTCTTAA